The Primulina huaijiensis isolate GDHJ02 chromosome 12, ASM1229523v2, whole genome shotgun sequence genome has a window encoding:
- the LOC140990495 gene encoding uncharacterized protein has product MGKASVIIYIAVGILLLFLISRSSNNSSSHGQRHRHRRLKVRSNFTFNPPVDPHHHHDRAAAFDPLVAEIERKREDKEWEHHYFQTHQPELHTQSAMGHEPQPEWEDFMDAEDYVNDEERFNVTNRLVLLFPKIDVDPVDQYVTERELTQWNLHQSMKEVLHRTQREIETHDKNKDGFVSFAEYEPPNWVKTSGNDSFGYDMGWWKEDHFNASDADGDGLLNITEFNDFLHPADTKNPKLLQWLCREEIRERDSDKDGKVNFNEFFHGLFDLVRNYDEEGHNSSHVSDDSNESPAKKLFSELDKDGDGYLSDVELLPLIGKLHPSEHYYAKQQSEYIMQQADADKDGRLTLTEMIDSPYVFYSAVFNDDEDSDYDYHDEFR; this is encoded by the exons ATGGGAAAGGCATCAGTGATAATCTACATTGCTGTTGGGATACTTCTACTGTTTCTCATCTCTCGCTCCTCCAACAACAGCAGCTCTCACGGCCAACGCCACCGTCATCGCCGCCTCAAAGTACGTTCCAACTTCACCTTCAATCCACCTGTCGACCCGCACCACCATCACGACCGGGCTGCTGCCTTTGACCCACTTGTTGCTGAAATCGAGAGGAAGAGGGAGGACAAGGAATGGGAGCATCATTACTTTCAAACCCACCAACCCGAATTGCATACCCAGTCGGCGATGGGTCACGAGCCTCAGCCGGAGTGGGAGGATTTCATGGATGCCGAGGATTATGTGAATGATGAGGAACGCTTCAATGTCACTAATAGGCTGGTGCTCCTGTTCCCCAAGATTGATGTCGACCCTGTTGATCAATATGTCACCGAAAGAGAGTTGACTCAGTGGAACCTGCATCAGAGTATGAAAGAGGTGCTGCATCGAACACAGAGGGAGATTGAAACTCATGACAAAAATAAAGATGGTTTTGTGTCTTTTGCTGAGTACGAGCCACCCAACTGGGTCAAGACCTCTG GTAATGATTCATTTGGATATGATATGGGATGGTGGAAAGAGGACCATTTTAATGCATCTGATGCAGATGGAGATGGTCTTCTGAATATCACAGAGTTTAATGA CTTTCTTCATCCAGCTGACACCAAGAATCCCAAGTTGCTTCAGTGGTTGTGCAGAGAGGAGATAAG GGAACGAGATAGTGACAAAGATGGCAAAGTGAACTTCAATGAGTTTTTCCATGGACTCTTTGACTTGGTTAGAAATTATGATGAAGAGGGCCATAATTCTTCTCATGTCTCTGATGATTCAAACGAGTCCCCTGCCAAAAAATTGTTTTCTGAGCTTGACAAAGATGGTGATGG ATACTTATCTGATGTAGAATTGCTACCCCTTATTGGAAAGCTTCACCCATCAGAACATTACTATGCTAAACAGCAGTCTGAGTACATAATGCAGCAG GCTGATGCAGATAAGGATGGGCGTCTGACGTTGACCGAGATGATCGACAGCCCATATGTTTTCTACAGTGCTGTGTTCAACGATGATGAAGATAGCGATTATGATTACCACGACGAATTTCGCTGA